From a single Streptomyces rubradiris genomic region:
- a CDS encoding LacI family DNA-binding transcriptional regulator, whose product MVTLAEVAQHAGVSASTVSYVLSGKRSISAGTRQRVERSIRELGYHPNAGARALAGKRSNIIALMIPLRTDLYVPVMMEIAIAVATTARTHGYDVLLLTGEEGPDAVRRVTGSGLADAMILMDVELEDERLPLLRGTDQPSVLIGLPADTDGLTCVDLDWSATGALCVEHLAGLGHRDVAVIGEAPAVYERHTGFAERTLDGLRSAARETGVRLLHRPCEGGYDAMALTLARVFDERPATSGFVVQNESAVEPLLALLRQQGRAVPEDVSVVAICPDQVAVQASVRLTSVAIPAQEMGRRAVERLVAKLDGRGGDEVVLLAPELTRRASSGPAPAAS is encoded by the coding sequence ATGGTCACCCTCGCCGAGGTCGCCCAGCACGCCGGAGTCTCGGCGAGCACGGTGAGCTACGTCCTCAGCGGCAAGCGGTCCATCTCCGCCGGCACCCGGCAGCGGGTCGAGCGGAGCATCCGGGAACTCGGCTACCACCCGAACGCGGGCGCCCGCGCCCTGGCCGGCAAGCGGTCGAACATCATCGCGCTGATGATCCCGCTGCGCACCGACCTGTACGTGCCGGTGATGATGGAGATCGCCATCGCCGTGGCCACCACCGCCCGCACGCACGGTTACGACGTCCTGCTGCTCACCGGCGAGGAGGGCCCCGACGCGGTGCGCCGGGTCACCGGCAGCGGGCTGGCCGACGCGATGATCCTGATGGACGTCGAGTTGGAGGACGAGCGGCTGCCGCTGCTGCGGGGCACCGACCAGCCCTCCGTACTGATCGGGCTGCCCGCCGACACCGACGGTCTGACCTGCGTGGACCTGGACTGGAGCGCGACCGGCGCGCTGTGCGTGGAGCACCTGGCCGGGCTCGGGCACCGCGACGTCGCCGTCATCGGCGAGGCCCCGGCGGTCTACGAACGGCACACCGGCTTCGCCGAGCGCACCCTGGACGGGCTGCGCTCCGCGGCCCGGGAGACGGGCGTGCGGCTGCTGCACCGGCCGTGCGAGGGCGGGTACGACGCGATGGCCCTCACCCTGGCCCGGGTCTTCGACGAGCGCCCGGCGACGAGCGGGTTCGTGGTGCAGAACGAGTCGGCGGTGGAGCCGCTGCTCGCGCTGCTGCGCCAGCAGGGCCGGGCGGTGCCCGAGGACGTGTCCGTGGTCGCGATCTGCCCGGACCAGGTCGCCGTGCAGGCGTCGGTGCGGCTGACCTCGGTGGCCATCCCGGCCCAGGAGATGGGCCGGCGGGCCGTGGAGCGCCTGGTGGCCAAGCTGGACGGGCGCGGCGGCGACGAGGTGGTCCTGCTCGCGCCCGAGCTGACCCGGCGGGCGAGTTCGGGACCGGCGCCGGCCGCCTCCTGA
- a CDS encoding glycoside hydrolase family 12 protein, translating into MATSIISRVAKALIAPALALGATVGLASAPASAAVWSTCDQWGNTTLNGYTLYNNIWGSGAGSQCVWANSGTNWGVHADHPDTGGIKSYPNAKKVINKPITSLTSLTSSYNVTVPASGAYNTSYDIWDTDYDYEIMLWVNKTGPVGPLGTAQGTVTLGGHSWAVYKGNNGANEVFSFIRTSNSRSGTVNILPILKWIKDTKGWFGNETIGDVQFGYEITSSSGGLDFTTNNLTVSSS; encoded by the coding sequence ATGGCAACGAGCATCATCAGCAGGGTCGCCAAGGCCCTGATCGCCCCCGCACTCGCCCTCGGCGCCACCGTCGGCCTGGCCTCGGCACCGGCCTCCGCCGCCGTCTGGAGCACCTGCGACCAGTGGGGCAACACCACCCTGAACGGCTACACCCTCTACAACAACATCTGGGGCTCCGGCGCCGGCAGCCAGTGCGTCTGGGCCAACTCCGGCACCAACTGGGGCGTGCACGCCGACCACCCCGACACCGGCGGCATCAAGTCCTACCCCAACGCCAAGAAGGTGATCAACAAGCCGATCACCTCCCTGACCTCGCTCACCAGCAGCTACAACGTCACCGTCCCGGCGTCCGGCGCGTACAACACCTCGTACGACATCTGGGACACGGACTACGACTACGAGATCATGCTCTGGGTCAACAAGACCGGACCCGTCGGCCCCCTGGGCACCGCGCAGGGCACCGTGACGCTGGGCGGGCACAGCTGGGCCGTCTACAAGGGCAACAACGGCGCCAACGAGGTCTTCTCCTTCATCCGCACCTCCAACTCCCGCTCCGGCACGGTGAACATCCTGCCGATCCTGAAGTGGATCAAGGACACGAAGGGTTGGTTCGGCAACGAGACCATCGGTGACGTCCAGTTCGGCTACGAGATCACGTCCTCGTCCGGCGGCCTGGACTTCACTACCAACAACCTGACCGTCAGCAGCAGTTGA
- a CDS encoding glycosyl hydrolase family 95 catalytic domain-containing protein codes for MSATPVHGTWEPAPAGRWEDAFLSGNGHHGALVFGDPDDERVIVTQHTLVRPNGGEHARPPRLAAALPRIQDRLLAGDLTAAERFTDGRPLQWVQPFHPAFQVRVRRPAGGGRQVRRAVDFTSGEVTAAGRGAAGRVFVSRADDVIVHEVTAGDLAVTLDHRLPGAPAGLRVGHGALLTPEGALLSLRVRYPDSDRAYTGVTLVAVTGGRTELTPPGVRVTGCRSALLLTRVLRHTGEADVTAESGHLKDLLDGTEHPYDGLLARHLDLHRPAYLRVTLDLGADPAERALPGSELLRRPHSPALLERLFAAGRYHLLSSSGHHPPRLTGLWTGDWDTAWSGAFTTNANLNLQTAAAPAAALPEVTEALAAFVARQLPHWRANARAIFGTRGAVAPSHSDGESGLTYHFSREYPLHLWTAGADWLLKPLVDHDEIRGAQDPRTAAALAEAALFYEDFLTRTDSDGHLVVVPSYSPENRPANGSWGALNAAMDLSAARHTLLTAARYHPQHANKWRALAGRLPPHRINSDGALAEWAWPGLHDTYDHRHLSHLYGVWPLEEITPYDTPRLAAAAHRALQLRGAENDSAHGHLHHALIAARLGDGDRAGHALRRVLDGDYFHASLMSAHYPRRAVYNADAAHTLPGVLIETLLQSTPDRLILLPAVPDACPRGELRGIRTRFGAEVDLAWGPDGARAVVRPGRTLCVELLTSSGTEPLELVAGEDRVLTSRAR; via the coding sequence ATGAGCGCCACGCCGGTCCACGGCACCTGGGAACCTGCCCCGGCCGGGCGCTGGGAGGACGCCTTCCTGAGCGGCAACGGCCACCACGGCGCCCTCGTGTTCGGTGACCCGGACGACGAGCGGGTCATCGTCACCCAGCACACCCTCGTCCGGCCCAACGGCGGCGAACACGCCCGGCCGCCCCGGCTTGCCGCCGCCCTTCCCCGGATCCAGGACCGGCTGCTGGCCGGCGACCTCACCGCCGCCGAACGCTTCACCGACGGCCGCCCGCTCCAGTGGGTGCAGCCCTTCCACCCCGCCTTCCAGGTCCGGGTGCGCCGGCCGGCGGGCGGCGGGCGCCAGGTGCGCCGGGCCGTCGACTTCACCAGCGGCGAGGTCACCGCGGCCGGCCGTGGTGCCGCGGGCCGGGTCTTCGTCTCCCGCGCGGACGACGTGATCGTGCACGAGGTCACCGCCGGCGACCTGGCCGTCACCCTGGACCACCGGCTGCCGGGCGCCCCGGCCGGGCTGCGCGTCGGGCACGGCGCGCTGCTCACCCCCGAGGGCGCCCTGCTGAGCCTGCGCGTGCGCTACCCGGACAGCGACCGCGCCTACACCGGCGTCACCCTCGTCGCCGTCACCGGCGGCCGGACGGAACTCACCCCGCCGGGCGTCCGCGTCACCGGCTGCCGTTCCGCGCTGCTGCTCACCCGGGTGCTCCGGCACACCGGCGAGGCGGACGTCACCGCCGAGTCCGGGCACCTGAAGGACCTGCTCGACGGCACCGAACACCCCTACGACGGCCTGCTCGCCCGCCATCTCGACCTCCACCGCCCCGCCTATCTGCGGGTCACCCTCGACCTCGGCGCCGACCCGGCCGAGCGCGCCCTGCCCGGCTCCGAACTGCTGAGGCGCCCGCACAGCCCGGCCCTGCTGGAGAGGCTGTTCGCGGCCGGCCGCTACCACCTGCTCTCCAGCAGCGGCCACCACCCGCCCCGGCTCACCGGACTGTGGACCGGCGACTGGGACACCGCCTGGTCCGGGGCGTTCACCACCAACGCCAACCTCAACCTCCAGACCGCCGCAGCGCCCGCCGCCGCGCTGCCCGAGGTCACCGAGGCGCTGGCCGCCTTCGTCGCCCGGCAGCTGCCGCACTGGCGGGCCAACGCCCGCGCGATCTTCGGCACCCGGGGCGCGGTCGCGCCCTCGCACAGTGACGGCGAGTCCGGGCTGACGTACCACTTCAGCCGCGAGTACCCGCTGCACCTGTGGACCGCGGGCGCCGACTGGCTGCTCAAACCGCTGGTCGACCACGACGAGATCCGCGGCGCGCAGGACCCGCGCACCGCCGCCGCCCTCGCCGAAGCCGCCCTCTTCTACGAGGACTTCCTCACCCGCACCGACAGCGACGGCCACCTCGTCGTCGTGCCCTCCTACTCCCCGGAGAACCGCCCCGCCAACGGAAGCTGGGGAGCGCTCAACGCGGCCATGGACCTCTCCGCCGCCCGGCACACCCTGCTCACCGCCGCCCGCTACCACCCCCAACACGCCAATAAATGGCGGGCGTTGGCCGGGCGGCTGCCCCCGCACCGGATCAACTCCGACGGCGCCCTCGCCGAATGGGCCTGGCCCGGCCTCCACGACACCTACGACCACCGCCACCTCAGCCACCTCTACGGCGTCTGGCCCCTGGAGGAGATCACCCCGTACGACACCCCGCGCCTGGCCGCCGCCGCCCACCGGGCGCTCCAACTGCGCGGCGCGGAGAACGACTCCGCCCACGGCCATCTGCACCACGCCCTGATCGCCGCCCGGCTCGGCGACGGGGACCGCGCCGGGCATGCCCTGCGCCGGGTCCTCGACGGCGACTACTTCCACGCCTCCCTGATGAGCGCCCACTACCCCCGCCGCGCCGTCTACAACGCGGACGCCGCGCACACCCTCCCCGGCGTGCTCATCGAGACGCTCCTGCAGTCCACCCCGGACCGTTTGATCCTGCTCCCCGCCGTCCCGGACGCCTGCCCGCGCGGCGAACTGCGCGGCATCCGCACCCGGTTCGGCGCGGAAGTCGACCTTGCCTGGGGCCCGGACGGCGCCCGGGCGGTCGTACGGCCCGGCCGCACCCTCTGCGTCGAACTGCTGACTTCCTCCGGCACCGAACCCCTCGAACTGGTCGCCGGGGAAGACCGCGTCCTCACTTCGAGGGCGCGGTGA
- a CDS encoding beta-galactosidase — translation MRPTLGDVTRGRILFGGDYNPEQWPEETWYEDVRLMEEAGVNSVTLGVFSWSRLEPEPGAREFGWLDRLMDLLHGHGVGVVLATPTSSPPPWMGRLHPDTLPRDADGRTEWWGGRQHFSHSSATYRRYAAAITEDLAARYAGHPALTMWHINNEYCTFDHGDEAAAAFRRWLRERYGTLDALNSAWGTDFWSQGYDTWDGILPPRRPHYLKNPAQVLDFRRFTSDMLLECCTAERDIVRRHTPHLPVTTNFMPLWTGQDGWRWAREEDVVSVDLYPDPRDPLGAQRGALVQDLTRSQARGPWMLMEQAAGPVNWRGVNHPKPRGLNRLWSFQAVARGADAVCYFQWRQSRQGAEKFHSGMVSHAGPEGRTFQEVKRLGADLARVAGQVSGTRITADVAILHDWHSWWAADHEGRLSTLVDYPEVLTAWHRALWEAHLTADFAHPEDDLSGYRLVVAPQLYLLTDSAIDSLLAYTGGGGTLVCGFLTGVVDEDDRVRPGGMDARLRELFGIRTLHEWWPLEAGETVGCEGFRGTLWSEEIEPAPGAAETVPYRGGELDGLPAVLRRDRAWYLSTLPEPEALRSLLARIAAGAGVRPVLDGLPETVEAVRRGDLLFLLNHGREPVTVPVPGTHRDLLGGADVTDTVTLGRHGVAVLRS, via the coding sequence ATGAGGCCGACCCTCGGCGATGTCACCCGGGGCCGCATCCTCTTCGGCGGCGACTACAACCCCGAGCAGTGGCCGGAGGAGACCTGGTACGAGGACGTGCGGCTGATGGAGGAGGCCGGGGTCAACTCCGTCACGCTCGGCGTCTTTTCCTGGTCCCGGCTCGAACCGGAGCCGGGGGCACGGGAGTTCGGCTGGCTGGACCGGCTGATGGACCTGCTGCACGGGCACGGCGTCGGGGTCGTCCTCGCCACGCCCACCTCCTCCCCGCCGCCCTGGATGGGCCGGCTGCATCCGGACACCCTGCCCCGGGACGCCGACGGCCGGACCGAATGGTGGGGCGGGCGGCAGCACTTCTCGCACTCCAGCGCCACCTACCGCCGGTACGCCGCCGCCATCACCGAGGACCTGGCCGCCCGTTACGCCGGCCACCCGGCGCTGACCATGTGGCACATCAACAACGAGTACTGCACCTTCGATCACGGCGACGAGGCCGCCGCCGCCTTCCGCCGCTGGCTGCGGGAGCGGTACGGCACCCTGGACGCCCTCAACTCGGCCTGGGGAACGGATTTCTGGAGCCAGGGTTACGACACCTGGGACGGCATCCTGCCGCCGCGCCGCCCGCACTACCTGAAGAACCCCGCCCAGGTGCTGGACTTCCGGCGGTTCACCTCCGACATGCTCCTGGAGTGCTGCACCGCCGAACGGGACATCGTCCGCCGGCACACCCCGCACCTGCCGGTGACCACCAACTTCATGCCGCTGTGGACCGGGCAGGACGGCTGGCGCTGGGCCCGCGAGGAGGACGTCGTCTCCGTCGACCTGTATCCCGACCCGCGCGACCCGCTCGGCGCCCAGCGCGGCGCGCTGGTGCAGGACCTCACCCGGTCGCAGGCGCGCGGGCCGTGGATGCTGATGGAACAGGCGGCCGGACCGGTCAACTGGCGCGGGGTGAACCACCCCAAGCCGCGCGGGCTGAACCGGCTGTGGTCCTTCCAGGCCGTCGCCCGCGGCGCCGACGCCGTCTGCTACTTCCAGTGGCGCCAGTCCCGGCAGGGCGCGGAGAAGTTCCACTCCGGGATGGTCAGTCACGCGGGACCGGAGGGGCGTACGTTCCAGGAGGTCAAGCGGCTCGGCGCCGACCTCGCCCGGGTCGCGGGCCAGGTGTCCGGCACCCGGATCACCGCCGACGTGGCGATCCTGCACGACTGGCACTCCTGGTGGGCCGCGGACCACGAGGGGCGCCTGTCGACGCTGGTCGACTACCCCGAGGTGCTCACCGCCTGGCACCGCGCCCTGTGGGAGGCCCACCTCACCGCCGACTTCGCCCACCCCGAGGACGACCTGTCCGGCTACCGGCTCGTCGTCGCCCCGCAGCTGTACCTCCTCACCGACTCCGCCATCGACAGCCTCCTCGCGTACACCGGCGGGGGCGGCACGCTCGTCTGCGGCTTCCTCACCGGCGTCGTCGACGAGGACGACCGGGTCCGACCCGGCGGCATGGACGCCCGGCTGCGCGAGCTGTTCGGCATCCGCACCCTGCACGAGTGGTGGCCGCTGGAGGCGGGCGAGACCGTCGGGTGCGAGGGCTTCCGCGGCACGCTGTGGTCGGAGGAGATCGAGCCGGCGCCCGGGGCCGCCGAGACCGTCCCCTACCGGGGCGGGGAACTGGACGGGCTGCCCGCCGTACTGCGCCGGGACCGCGCCTGGTACCTGTCCACGCTGCCCGAACCGGAGGCGCTGCGCTCCCTGCTGGCCCGCATCGCCGCCGGGGCCGGGGTCCGGCCGGTGCTGGACGGACTGCCCGAGACGGTGGAGGCGGTCCGCCGGGGGGACCTGCTGTTCCTGCTGAACCACGGGCGGGAGCCGGTCACCGTCCCGGTCCCGGGCACCCACCGCGACCTGCTCGGCGGCGCGGACGTCACCGACACGGTCACCCTCGGCCGCCACGGCGTGGCGGTGCTGCGGTCATGA
- a CDS encoding carbohydrate ABC transporter permease, which yields MSAVVGRPVPEGVRGRSRWAAPPRPVWEEEPAKAGLAAKGLVLGIACFAVLFPLWIVIVTSLSPKKVIDDTGGLVVIPKGITFVAYQELLGGGQVQRAALVSIGVTLVGTLFSMTVSVLCAYGLSRRDSLGHRWILMTLLATMFFGAGLIPTYLLVQALGLTDTYLALILPSAVSVFNILVLRGFFMGISPELVDSARIDGAGDWRILWRIVLPLSRAVLAVITLFYAVGYWSAWFNASIYLTDQKMMPLQNVMIQLVQKQERPVGLSAQINTGQLSPLAVQMAVMVLALLPVAVLSPFVQKHFRKGMLTGAVKG from the coding sequence GTGAGCGCCGTGGTCGGCCGGCCGGTGCCGGAGGGCGTGCGCGGGCGGAGCCGGTGGGCCGCGCCGCCCCGGCCGGTCTGGGAGGAGGAGCCGGCGAAGGCCGGGCTCGCCGCGAAGGGGCTGGTCCTCGGGATCGCGTGCTTCGCCGTGCTCTTCCCGCTGTGGATCGTGATCGTCACCAGTCTGTCCCCGAAGAAGGTCATCGACGACACCGGCGGGCTCGTGGTGATCCCCAAGGGCATCACCTTCGTCGCCTACCAGGAGCTGCTCGGCGGCGGCCAGGTGCAGCGGGCCGCGCTGGTCAGCATCGGGGTGACCCTCGTCGGCACGCTGTTCAGCATGACGGTGTCGGTGCTGTGCGCCTACGGCCTGTCCCGCCGGGACTCGCTGGGCCACCGCTGGATCCTGATGACGCTGCTCGCCACGATGTTCTTCGGCGCCGGGCTCATCCCGACGTACCTGCTGGTGCAGGCGCTCGGCCTCACCGACACCTACCTGGCGCTGATCCTGCCGAGCGCGGTGAGCGTGTTCAACATCCTCGTGCTGCGCGGCTTCTTCATGGGCATCTCGCCCGAACTCGTCGACAGCGCGCGGATCGACGGGGCGGGGGACTGGCGGATCCTGTGGCGGATCGTGCTGCCGCTCTCCCGGGCCGTGCTCGCGGTGATCACGCTGTTCTACGCGGTCGGGTACTGGAGCGCGTGGTTCAACGCGTCGATCTACCTGACCGACCAGAAAATGATGCCGCTGCAGAACGTGATGATCCAGCTGGTGCAGAAGCAGGAGCGGCCGGTGGGGCTGTCGGCCCAGATCAACACCGGGCAACTGTCGCCGCTTGCCGTCCAGATGGCCGTGATGGTCCTGGCCCTGCTGCCGGTGGCCGTCCTCTCGCCGTTCGTCCAGAAGCATTTCCGGAAGGGGATGCTGACGGGGGCGGTGAAGGGATGA
- a CDS encoding ABC transporter permease — translation MTSTVPRGSAGTKRKPVASGGATGRRERARGLGLRTRFRRDRTLILMTLPVVLLLLVFNYVPILGNVVAFQDYDPYLSDNGFIAVFQSPWVGLEQFERVVQDAGFWHAVRNTFVLFLLQLVLFFPIPVALALLINSVVRPRVRAVAQAIMYLPHFFSWVLVVTVFQQVFGGAGVLAQALREHGHPGFDIMTDPAVFKYLVTAEMVWKDAGWGIIVFLAALAAVPHDLYEAAAMDGAGRWRRMWHITLPALRPVIALLLVLRVGDALTVGFEQFLLQRQAVGPDASEVLDTYVWWNGIRNQDFSYAAAAGLIKGVVGLSLVLVANKAAHLMGEQGVYKK, via the coding sequence GTGACCAGCACGGTGCCCCGCGGCAGCGCCGGGACGAAGCGGAAACCGGTGGCGTCCGGCGGAGCCACCGGCCGCCGGGAGCGCGCCCGGGGGCTCGGCCTGCGCACCAGGTTCCGGCGCGACCGCACCCTGATCCTGATGACCCTGCCCGTGGTGCTGCTGCTCCTGGTCTTCAACTACGTTCCGATCCTCGGCAACGTCGTCGCCTTCCAGGACTACGACCCCTACCTCAGCGACAACGGCTTCATCGCTGTCTTCCAGAGCCCCTGGGTCGGCCTGGAGCAGTTCGAAAGGGTCGTCCAGGACGCCGGGTTCTGGCACGCCGTGCGGAACACGTTCGTCCTGTTCCTGCTCCAGCTGGTGCTGTTCTTCCCGATCCCGGTCGCGCTGGCCCTGCTCATCAACAGCGTGGTCCGGCCCAGGGTCCGCGCCGTCGCCCAGGCGATCATGTACCTGCCGCACTTCTTCTCCTGGGTGCTGGTCGTCACCGTCTTCCAGCAGGTCTTCGGCGGCGCCGGCGTCCTCGCGCAGGCCCTGCGCGAACACGGGCACCCGGGCTTCGACATCATGACCGACCCGGCGGTCTTCAAGTACCTGGTGACCGCCGAGATGGTCTGGAAGGACGCGGGCTGGGGCATCATCGTCTTCCTCGCGGCCCTCGCCGCCGTCCCCCACGACCTGTACGAGGCCGCCGCGATGGACGGCGCCGGGCGCTGGCGCCGCATGTGGCACATCACGCTGCCCGCGCTGCGCCCGGTGATCGCCCTGCTGCTGGTGCTGCGCGTCGGCGACGCCCTCACCGTCGGCTTCGAGCAGTTCCTGCTCCAGCGGCAGGCGGTCGGCCCGGACGCCTCCGAGGTGCTCGACACGTACGTGTGGTGGAACGGCATCCGCAACCAGGACTTCAGCTACGCGGCGGCGGCCGGCCTGATCAAGGGCGTCGTCGGACTGTCCCTCGTCCTCGTGGCGAACAAGGCGGCCCACCTGATGGGCGAGCAGGGGGTGTACAAGAAGTGA
- a CDS encoding extracellular solute-binding protein — protein MTPYAASSAPSRRSFLASTAVATAAVAGGLPLLTACGGGQEGRKEGTTSGKAARKILPAYVASSVVAPDIPAKNGSSAGFTRAVSPDRLKTSVPDKLGSGGELTIMAPLWGTPPDNGNPYYKAMNEAIGVQTKWQNQDGNTYDEKLGAILASSDIPDVVVVPGWNLNGKIPNAVNAKFADLGPYLSGEKVKDYPNLAAVPTDAWQRCIFGGLLRAIPLPASYVTNIAPFYRKDVFDKHGWQPPRTTDEFLAWAKEATDAKGGVWACSDMKWTAFNAFGVLNGSDKALWWNLQDGKLVNRVETEEYLEALEWSRKLFAAGVVHPDDKAGKTTNPAGTRFTAGKLLVYNNDLSDWFGKTSEQRAQNPDFEMAAMDVFTHDGGDPLLWAVQPCNIFTFVSEKASEQKIKDFLAIANFCAAPYGTKERLLAEYGVEGTDFTLAKGVPTKTTKGVNEVLGAFDYTGKPAAYVAHPDFPEVTRGMVEWQQRMGAFTKKSSFYGLTITEPGRWSNLADDFEQLEDDVVRGRKKIGDVQQAVSEWKKQGGDDLRDWYRELLDTTGSAK, from the coding sequence ATGACGCCGTACGCCGCCTCCTCCGCCCCCAGCAGGAGAAGCTTCCTCGCCTCCACCGCGGTCGCCACCGCGGCGGTGGCCGGCGGACTCCCGCTGCTCACCGCCTGCGGCGGCGGGCAGGAGGGCCGCAAGGAAGGCACCACCTCCGGCAAGGCGGCCCGGAAGATCCTCCCCGCGTATGTGGCATCGAGCGTCGTCGCCCCCGACATCCCCGCGAAGAACGGCTCCTCGGCCGGTTTCACCAGGGCCGTCTCACCGGACCGGCTCAAGACCTCGGTGCCGGACAAGCTCGGCAGCGGCGGCGAGCTGACGATCATGGCACCCCTGTGGGGCACCCCGCCGGACAACGGCAACCCGTACTACAAGGCCATGAACGAGGCCATCGGCGTCCAGACCAAGTGGCAGAACCAGGACGGCAACACCTACGACGAGAAGCTCGGCGCGATCCTCGCCTCCAGCGACATCCCGGACGTCGTGGTCGTCCCCGGCTGGAACCTGAACGGCAAGATCCCCAACGCCGTCAACGCCAAGTTCGCCGACCTCGGCCCCTACCTGTCCGGCGAGAAGGTCAAGGACTACCCCAACCTCGCCGCCGTCCCCACCGACGCCTGGCAGCGCTGCATCTTCGGCGGCCTGCTGCGGGCGATCCCGCTCCCCGCCTCCTACGTCACCAACATCGCGCCCTTCTACCGCAAGGACGTCTTCGACAAGCACGGCTGGCAACCGCCCAGGACCACCGACGAGTTCCTCGCCTGGGCGAAGGAGGCCACCGACGCCAAGGGCGGGGTGTGGGCCTGCTCCGACATGAAGTGGACCGCGTTCAACGCCTTCGGAGTCCTCAACGGCAGCGACAAGGCGCTGTGGTGGAACCTCCAGGACGGCAAGCTGGTCAACCGGGTCGAGACCGAGGAGTACCTCGAAGCCCTGGAGTGGTCCCGCAAGCTGTTCGCCGCCGGCGTGGTCCACCCCGACGACAAGGCCGGCAAGACCACCAACCCGGCCGGCACCCGGTTCACCGCCGGCAAGCTGCTCGTCTACAACAACGACCTGTCCGACTGGTTCGGCAAGACCTCCGAACAGCGCGCCCAGAACCCGGACTTCGAGATGGCCGCCATGGACGTCTTCACCCATGACGGCGGCGACCCCCTCCTCTGGGCCGTCCAACCCTGCAACATCTTCACCTTCGTCAGCGAGAAGGCGTCGGAGCAGAAGATCAAGGACTTCCTCGCCATCGCCAACTTCTGCGCCGCCCCCTACGGCACGAAGGAGCGCCTGCTCGCCGAGTACGGCGTCGAGGGCACCGACTTCACCCTGGCCAAGGGCGTGCCCACCAAGACCACCAAGGGCGTCAACGAGGTCCTCGGCGCCTTCGACTACACCGGCAAGCCCGCCGCCTACGTCGCCCACCCCGACTTCCCCGAGGTCACCCGGGGCATGGTCGAGTGGCAGCAGCGCATGGGCGCCTTCACCAAGAAGTCCTCCTTCTACGGCCTGACGATCACCGAGCCGGGCCGCTGGTCCAACCTCGCCGACGACTTCGAGCAGCTGGAGGACGACGTCGTCCGCGGCCGGAAGAAGATCGGCGACGTGCAGCAGGCGGTCTCCGAGTGGAAGAAGCAGGGCGGCGACGACCTGCGCGACTGGTACCGCGAGCTGCTCGACACCACCGGTTCGGCGAAGTGA